The sequence GGCCGGATCTTGCTCCATGACAGGCTGAGAGCGAGTGCTTCCATTTTCTGCGTATCCGCATGTGTTTGGTGAAAAGGCAGCCAGAGTGTCATTGCGCCCACACATCTTTTTTAATATGTCCGCTGGCCCAAAAACATTGGAATCACAGAAGCCATTTcatgatggatctgccatttccttgcacagccctagacccccattcagcctacaactcccagcatgcagtgcctgggagggctgcacttaCCAGGACCCAGGAACAGAGGGCAGGTATGTACTCGCCGCCACCGCCGTTGCCCACTCCTCAGCGCCAGCTTCTCCCCACAATCCGCCACAAAATGGCCCCTGTGATTCGGATTTCTGAACCCGAGGCCccaggcttgcacagccctaactaCAATGATCCAAAGGCTGGAGAATatctcccctaagagggaagattacaacagctgggactgtttagcttggagaaaaggaggctgaggggagacaggatagaggtggacaaaatgatgcctggtgtggagaaggtggacagggaggcatttttctccctctctcacaatagtagaacccaaagggggtcatcccataaagctgatgggtgggagatccaggacaaataaaaggaaggacgccttcacacagcgcagagctaaattgtggaactcactgccacaagatgtagtgatggccacccatttggatggcttgaaaagggggttggatcaattcctggaggagaaggctatccatggctactagccctgatggttgtgtgcgacctccagtatccgagtcagtaagcctgtgtgcaccagttgctggggaacatgggtgggagggtgctgttgcaccgtgtcctgcttgttcctccctggcctttggctggttggccactgtgtgaacagagcgctggactagatggacccttggtctgatccaacatcagggctcttccgatgttctGAAGTTCTTATGAAAACCCTGATTTTGAGCCatccacccccaacacacactacCCTTCCAACAATATTAAGCGTGGAACACAAAAGAGAGCTGATGGGAAGCAGAGCACTGTTGGTTTCagagtttatttttctttccagttTTGAATTAAagctgttttatttaaaatagagatgatattattattattattattattattattattattattattattatttaaggtgGCAGAACATTATTCAGCTTGTCAATAAAAAGTGGTTTCGCCTGGAATTTTGCCAAAACCTGGCATTTTGGCATTTCTTTCTCCGGCGAATTCAGGATTTCTTAGCAGCAAGCACGGGCTGTTAAAATGACTCAGATTAGGCGACGTTGATAAAATATTCTAAAACACATTCAAGGCACAGTGAAAGGCACACGCGTTGGAGGCCCAAGACCGTCTGACGTTTAGGACGTTCCCTGCCTCCAGTTGAGAGAATTGTTCATATTGTTTTCCCTCTCCCGTGGCAGAGCTCTTCCGCCGTTGGGCGCTGTGGagcaagcagaaattcaacaggtgatgtTTTTCCAGCACTGAAGTGCCATAACGGCAAAATGtgtcacctgttgaatttctgcctgttgtgtGTATCTCAGGCACAGGAGCAGAGGCGAGAAAAAGAGTGGCAACTCTCATGCACTGTCTGTTTAGGCGTAACCTCTGAAAAATTGTTCGGAAGAGGCACGGGAATGCTTTTCGAGAGCAACGTGGAATTTTCCGGTTCGCACCTTACCCAGTGCAGTAAAAGATCTCCACCACAGCCTCTCCCCCTTAAACGTAACTGTGCTTTAAACGATAGTGTACAGAAAGCGGTGAATGTGCAAAGAAGCCTACAAATGCTGCAACGGCCGTTATTATCATAGGAgtacacagcacatttcatttcactcctgctgccagaaGCAACGAGACGCCGGAGAACCATTcccgctgcatctggatccccactCAATGAACCGTCAATTCAGAGCGCATTGCTTGAGACATCAGGGTGTGCTTAGGCACACTGAGCACAACCCGTGTGCAGGCCTGCGGTTATTATGAGACGTTTTCTGAAAAGCGCAATGCCTGAGAAACGATTGGGGCGAGGGGATTGTTACATTTTCAAGAGGGTTGGGGGACGCCAGCCAGAAAGAACAACTGTTCCTTTTAGGACAATGGCTACTTCCTCTTCTTTCATGAATATCTGTCAAAGTATAttctaaagggagggagggaggattaaTCAGCATTAAACCCAGTATACAGAATGGCAACATCAAGGCACAAACAGATATTGGTGTTGATGTTCCAGCGGCctagattttttcttcttcttcgacCTGCATTCCGAGGACCAAACTAAATGCAGCACCAATGGGTTGTGAGTTTGTGTCTTTCCTCCCAGTGCAAAGAGGCGGTTCCAGGAAGTGGTTTTGGGTTTTGCCAGGGCTGCAGCGAGGGAGAAAAGGGCtaaactttctcctcctccccggcTGCAATTCCAGGAATTATCGGCATAGATTCACGTCACCCCCAGTAGCTGCTCTTTGCATTTTCGCGCACCttaaatgcaaagacacattcCATGTTGCAAATCATTTGTCCCCCGTCGAAGTTGTGAAGTGCAGGATTTGGAAACGAACTGACGCCCGTTGCCACCTCTAATTCACACATTCTGATTTGATCTACCTAGGGCAATAGAAAATCCCTTAAATTCAAACCTGCCAATGTGGATTGCCAAGGTCAGTTTTTAATCCAGGTTCGGTTCCGGACGTAAAGGAGCAAGGAAACCCCACCACCCGCTTTCATTTTGAGTGCCACAATTCTATCCTTCAACACCGGATCTTTCTTAAGAAAACCTACAGGAACGCCTTTAAAACCCACCCACCAGGACGATGGTACCTCTCAAGGATCCCAGCTCTCATTCTCCAAAGAACAATGGGTGCCAAATCACAGATGAACCACCGTCTCCAACAGCCTCCGTTCTCCTTCCTTTGGACCTtgaccagggccggcgctgccatagaggccagttaggcagccgcctagagcgccaaggtaagggggcgccaaacggcgtgcccggaagttgccctcccactcccagagccgctctggccgagtgagggcagcttctaggagcgccgttccaaagccttcTGCCCctgcgtccctggcttggcttcagctgggcgcccgcccagcagccaaagccaacccgggacactggggggcgggggcaggtggacggctccacattctgacttccggggcgcgccggacatcagaacgtggagccgtctgaccacctcccccagcttcctggcttggcttcaactgggccctcccagccaaagccaagtcgggacgctgggggggggggaacggacggctccacgttctggcgTCCGGGcatgccggaagtcagaacgtggagccgcccacctgcccaccccaccacagcgtcccgccaagccaggaggattTCGGGCGAGGGATAGGTAACGTGGCCTCATCCACGCCTGTCTCTACCTACCTGGGGGGGTacggtggggtggaggggtgaaagcagctcaccttgcctagggcgcaaaaaagcctggcaccagccctgactttGACTTCAAGATCACACCCAAAACAGCCTCCACCACTCGTCAGAAGTCTATCCCTACATCCTTTGGCCTCTTTTTCCGTGGACCTTCCTAGACACTCTTTCCTACCTTTTTCTGTGGCCTCCTGAGAAGGCCTCCAAGACTACCATGATCATTAGACGGTCTGGATCGCAACGTTGGGATTTTCTTAGTTCCGTTTCTTGCTCCTCGTAGCAAAAAGGGGACTCTTTTGTTGTGAGGGTGGGAGAAAACTCATGCAGTGGTATGAAGTAGACTTTAGGGGGACCTCGTGCCTCGCTGAAACCCAAATCTTGGGTCACCAACAAGTCTCCAACCTAAGCATTTTGGTTTTAGCTTGGGGAAACCCCAGGGATAACACCCTCTTTCATCTCTAGGGGTTGATAGCTCTGGAATATGACCTTGACACCATCCGACTGCTCGTCCTGCCGCATGGATCAAGTCCATgtggagcatgtccagaggagggAGAACAGGAGGGTGAGAAGACTGGAAACCCActcctatgaggaatggttggaAGAGCCTAGAGACGAGAAGCTCAAGAGGAGACATAATAGCGGTCTTCAACATCCGAAGGCCAAAAGCTGGAACAGATGTGTTCTCTGCTGCTCCCAAGGGCAAGGGATGATGCTgatggcggtgggtgggtggtccCACTGTCACGCCCTCCTCTTGAGCTTCCTCAAAGTCTTTGCTCAGCCACTGATGGAGATGGTCCACCATAGGCTCCTCTGAGCTTCTTACGCCTAagtcagggatgcagaacttctGGCGCAGGTCCCAATCCatccctccagagttccccagatggccacacccacttcctCTGGCTCCACCTCCTTTACTCGATCTTTCGGCCGTTTCTAGCTTtgatgcagttttttccccattcgaaAACATTGATAGGATTGTCTGAAGTCTTAGtccttatagaatcacagaatagtagagttggaaggggcctagaaggccatcgagtccaatcccctgctcaatgcaggaatccaccttaaagcatcactgacagatggctgtccagctgcctcttgaaggcctcgagtgtgggagagcccacaacctccctaggtaactgattctattgtcgtactgctctaacagtcaggaggtttttcctgatgtccagccggaatctggcttcctttaacttgagcccattattctttgttttgcactctgggaggatcgagaagagatcctggccctcctctgtgtgacaacctttcaagtatttgaagagtgctctcatgtctcccctcaatcttctcttctccaggctaaacatgcccagttctttcagtctctcttcatagggctttgtttccagacccctgatcatcctggttgccctcctctgaacacgctccagcttgtctgcatccttcttgaattgtggagcccagaactggacgcaatactctagatgaggcctaaccagggccgaatagaggggaactagtacagactgcaagaactttaagctaccCAAGGTGGATATTTTTGGCCTTTGACCCCTGAGAGCTTGTCCAAAATGGGATTGGGCCCCCAGTCTTTACTCCTAGCCCATTGTGAGCAGTGGGCATTCCCTTCACAGCTCCAATGGCTCCATCAAGCTAGCATTAATGGCAAAAGCTCAGTTTCAGAAGGAAGCACACGGCCCTGGCAAATATGAATTGATTGAAGGGGTTATaattgggtgtgtgggtgtgtgctctTGCTTCGGGACTCACCTTGCCTGCCTATGCGTTTGTTTACCGCCTACTCAACTTGTACATTATTAAATAAGTGTGAGCAGTTTATTACAAAAGGCACGGCAGGTCTCCAAGTGAGCCCTCTGGCATGAAGCTGGCCAGAACGTTCCCACTGCTCAGGAAGCCGGGAGCACGCCACCACGCCCTAGCTGGCATTTCCCCAAGACTGGCATCGCTGTGGGCAAACAGCAAAGGCTAAGAACGGTTAATGGCGGCTACACGGGAGGTTAGGTGCACGTTTTTGACAGGCGAGCAGGCGCGCAGCTGTCTGTCCAGGCTTCTCCGTGGAGTTTTGCAAGTTTTACTTCAGTGccaacttggggggtggggggaagcggtATGTGTGTGACATCGGTCCAGTTGGAAAAAGTTTGGATGGGAACTCCTGGGTCTTCACCACACCCCCAGGTGAAGACAGGctggtggcagtggaggctggtgtctctgaagtcagtggggctgtggatccactctgggtttaagtcagaaccagttaggacatcttggagagctcctttagagttctaactggttctgactgaaacccggagtggaatcactgccccactgacatcagagtggattcacctttagagttctaactggttctgactgaaacccggagtggaatcactgccccactgacgtcggagtggattcacctttagagttctgactgaaacctggagtgaaatcaatgccccactgacgtcagagtggattcacctttagagttctaactgaaacccggagcggaatcGGCACTCCACTGACGTTGGAGTGGAttcacctttagagttctaactggttctgactgaaacccggagcggaatcGCCACTCCACTGATGTCGGAGTGGAttcacctttagagttctaactggttctgactgaaacccggagcggaattACCGCCCCACTTATTTACAAGCGGGACGCTGATGTCATATGTACCCCGTTCTCATTCCAGACTTCCCCGTTCTCTCTGAGCTTCGCTGCCATCCTCACCGTAGTCAGGAAGaaacaaatcccacccaccccggcaaaaAGAAATTGTTCCCTGTTGTCATGTAAaatattcggggggggggggggcttggcttTGAGTGGACAATTCAGACCAATTTGCTTGACCAAAGCCCTGCGCTTCCTGGTGGAGCTGAAAGCCGctagaagtggtttgttgatatggctcAAAGTAGCAGGCTGTGGATTTTGGGACTCTCCATGGGGGCCAGGCCTGCATTTCCAGATTTGTCCCTACAGCACTGAGGGGAAGGGGGTGCTGCTGtgtgaacgggggggggggagcatgctAGTTGTAGCGCCGCCCAATTCAGGTGCAGGACCGTTTGGGCAGCTGCAACGCCCACAGCTGGCACGCGTCCGTCCCCCCCTGCTAACGTCCCATTTCGGGGGCCATCCAGTCTCGGGCTGAAAATGTCTCCCCACGTTTGCTTTCGAAGCTGAGCCCCTAAAGGCAGAACGGATGGAGGACTGGAAATCCGGTTATCCATTCTTACAACCCAGCAAGACAAGCCagagccgagagagagagagcccactCTAAGCTGTCCTGGACGGTAGCCCAAGGGCGGATATTACACCTCTTTTCCCCTTCTACATCACGGCTGTCCTCTGTTTGGGGCAGCGGCCGCATCGCTCTGCCCCAGCTTCCCCCTGCCTTGTAACCAAAGGCTTAAAGTGCTCCAGCAACGGGGGTGCCACATTCAACAGGGGTGCCACTTTCCTCCGGACTCACAATACTGAGGTATAAACGTGCGGTGGCTGAGCAAACCCCTGCCCGGCCTTCCCTAACACTGCAGCCACCAGAACTCCAGAGACAGGGAAGTGTCCCTTGCCACCCAAGCCGCGGCCTTCCAGGGCCGGTCACTTCTCCTTGGGCCGCTCCGCCTCGGGGAAATTGCTCTGCAGGATCAAGTTGGCACCGGACGAACAGAAGAGGGCGGTGGTGAACAGGGTGATGAGGACCAGGTTGCCCAGCAGGGCGGCTCCCAGGATGGCGAAGGTGTGCGTGAAGGTGGCCACCGGGGCGTGCGTGCTCAGCCAGGCCCGGCGCGAATACAAGTCCCACAGAACCGCCTCCAGTTGGAAGTGGGTCCCCACCACCGCACAGATGTGGAACAGCTGGTGGCTGTGGCCTGGGGCCGGGAGAAGGGGAGgcgacaggggaagaagaaacaaGAGGAGAAAAAGCAGTCGGTGCACGTTCGCTGGGCAGGAGGGGGTCGGTGCCACGGGAGCCctatgtcgtgtttctcaaaaacctcccgCCTTCATGGGAGACAATTACGAGGGCTGCTAAGTCATCCACagagctttattcaagcaataaacgtctcttcctgcctgaagagggtctaatctcttggaactcccccctaggcaaaactatgcaaactaagcgagacaattgtccgttcaagaagaacggaaagccctttcccaagacacgttaacttcagagagactagttctgaggtggcttctgacgggatgcaagccgggctgactttctcttgccttcctttagctctgcccattttagtttactctaggatcggctaacttctccatgctctccccctcagaagaatgttggcttcccactgactgtgtattatttgcccttgacaagataagctctggagggggttcactcccagctggtgaagagcccacgagagctttctcccccactggtacaggctggcctattTCTGGCTCcggctcctctacttcagagtctgattctgattgattacctgaaacaccttcttccaaaccagggggaACAGGGCTAGACATAACACTCTACCTGAGTGCAGGATTTTCTATTTGGTACAACTTCTGCTCTTTTTCCCAGCCCTTGTGGCTCCAAAGACAAGGGTGAAAGGGTGGAGACAATgccatgatcaggcctgttccccttagtgtggtgGGAAGGAGTTTTAGCTTATCAATCGGAATCAGGTTCTGAACCAGAAGTACCAGGACTAGAAAAGTACCTGcctacacaggaagcaggggaggaggttCTCCCAGGCGcttcaccagccagggatgaatcttcaccagaccttatcagtgaaaacggAGTcagtgggaactcagcaatcctcagggGGGGAAAGGGACTTCAGAGTCGAcagagcagagctaaaagaaggcgagaggcgatcagctcagctagcttctcgccaaagtcttcttcttcagaggaatcctccttgaagttaaagggactcagggaaaagaccttcccttttgttgaaaggacagtgGTCTCGGTTAATTAGCCAAGTTTtcgcctagaggaaagttcctagtgtttaaactctcttcaggtgcaaagaggTGTTTATTGGCTGAATatagttttgtggattacttggcaggccTCTTTATTAGGGGCCTTGGCATGAGAACGGTCCCAGGGACAGCCCCTGGCAATGCACCTAAAAGGATCCCGGATTATGGTCTCTTTGTGAGACCCTGAAGAGTCCTCCTAAAATTTCCACCTAAATAAATCCCCACCTAGAAAGATCTTCGATGATGGGAAGACCTCGGAAAgccacagcctcccccaaccttgtgccttcccgctaaatttggactacaactcccatcattcctgaccattgaccatgccggctagggctgaggggagttgaagtccaaaatgcgGGGAGAACACCAGGTGGGTGAGGGCTGGGTTGGAAATCTATCGCTTACACCGGGCCGTCAGCGTAAACGCCACTATCCTTCTAATTGTGAACGCCAGGCTCCCGTGCCAACAGGACTGGAGTCAAAAGAGCGCCATTAAGGAACAAGCGAGAGGTATCATCACACTCAGGGGGAGgcgaagtttttaaaaagtaaactaagcaggccaaaaaaaaaacccaaacccttcAAACAACCCAAGGAGTActtgtgcaaaaataaaataagcaagaaCAAAAGATCCTTGCTTACAATCTGCATTTTGAtgttgggtggggtggaggtaagAAAGGCTTACATAGGATTCCCACTGTTCACGGGTGGGGCTTaaatgaaacccggagcggattcactgccccatggacATCGGTGCCACCAGCCCCCATTGGCTGTTGAAGCCAGGCTCCAGACCGGGTTCTAGTGCTCTGGGTTTTTACAGCTCTTTGTCCTCCTCCCCGCATCCAATAGGAGCAGAGTTATGCACAGAAACTTGCAAAATCGATGCAGGTTGCAGAAGCCTGCTTTCGGCAGTGCAGAATTTGGATCTACTTGCACCTGCGTTCCTGTGGCGGTGCCCCCGGCATACGTTCCAACTGCCCTGGTTTCCCAGGGATGTCCTCTATTTCTTGAGAGCTACCCTCGGTAAGTCACTGCCTACgtttcggggcggggggggatgcCTCCTTAAAAATTGGGTTGGGAATGAAATCCTCGCCTGTTGATGTGGCAAACGTTCACCGCTGTTTCAAACTTTGCAAGCTGGCTTTGTGTTTTAGGGCCATAGGAAAAAGGGTTAGGTTGTGGAAATCCTGCACGGCGCTTGTAACCCATCTGCATTGTGCTGTTTcgggccatagcttagtggtagagaaaccgctttgcgtgcagaagatTGCAGGTTCGTTcctcagtatctccaggtaggggagCAAAGAATCATGCCTGGAAGCCTTGTGGTGGCAATACTAGGCTAGGGGGACTGACTCAGtgtccccgttcagaagacaccctaaactaTGGctctaaccacagtggttaagtcagaaagccgggctgtgttcagaagacaccttaaaccatggctctaaccattgtgaataaagcaaaaggccttattcaccatggttaaagccatggcttaaggtgtcttctgaacggggccagaatGAGGCAGCTTCCTGCGTTCCGGTTGATTCCCTGGGCAATGAGACATTCTCCCTAGGGATGTGCCTAGGTGATGAATTTGGGCTCAATTTCACCCCCCCTTCACTTACCAATGAAATCGAAGCGGCCAGGTGCCAGCCGTTCCGGCAGGTGGGAGGCAAAGAGGAAGCCGGTGAGAGCGGCGAAGAAAAGGTGGTAGAAATAACCAGCCACGGAGTCGTTCCAGGCGCAGCCTTCGCCGAAACAGAATAAAAGCTGTAAGAGCAGAAACGTGAGTCGGCCGTCAGGGGGATTCCGGAAGGGCGGACCAGCCCTGCAATGCAGCATGGTGAAGCCACCTTCTTCAGGCGGCACCGTGAAAGGGTGGAATAGATAGATGAAGGACGCAGGGTGTGAATTACGCAGGGAGAATTTTTCAACATAGGGGTGGGCAGTTTTGGAAGGTCCGGAGGCCATTTTTGCCCCTcccaaactcccctcccccatgggCCACCGTCTACCAGGTGACATGTGAATAGAAAAAATGGCATCCGTAGCACTACGGAGCACCAAAATGACAGAAACTGGCGTATTTTCAAGCTATAATTGACCCCTTTTAGGGCTCCATAGCTGCAAACTTGAtcattttttccttcttctaataataatactttagaTTCAGCCAAATCCCAAACCGAATAGGGCTGACCTGGAAAATAACGGGAGATGTCCgaatcggggcggggggggaaaggCTCTGGGagcttttcccaccaccacccttccttTTTTGCTTAAGAGCAGCAAATTCATTTCCCAGATAAATACGTTGCGCAGAATAAATTAAGCAAAGGGAGGGGAGTGATgcaaagtcccccctcccccaggtggAAGAATCCTGCCCTTCCCagcaaaggatttttaaaaagtaagacgaagcacaccacatcttgtggcatttcctgctgtgtacggGCTGTGGATTGGTGACTGAGGTTGGGAGGCATAATTGATCAGCATCAGGCTCCCGCGCTCCAATTTCACAGAAATTGGTATTGCTCCGGAAGGAATCGGCTTTAAAACATTAAGCCTGTTCCATAGATCTTGTGGAAGCCCGTCTGGCGCACAATATGCTCAGTTTGACGAGCCAAGCCCACAAGTTATATAACGCTGGCAAGGCTGCTATTGGCTCTCCGAATAACCTGATCTAGCTGGGCTGACAAGCTGCAGTACACCTTCCAGCCATTCTCCTGGCGGCGCTGTAGAGCAGCAAGGATCGGGCCAGCAAATCATTACCCACAGCTGAAAATCGGAAAGACACCCGGTTTCATCGCAAGGACCACCTGCCCCTTATTTTTCACAAGCTCGATTTCTGTCGGCACTTACCACCTGAATTTGCTGTTAAAGGGAGTCATGACAAAACTAAAAGCGGCGTTTTGGCTCAGCTGCCATTCTAGCCATTTCAACTCACGCCTGGCAAAATCACAGAGGCCAAATGGGAGCTGAGTaggactggggaacatgggtgggagggtactgttgcactgtgtcctgcttgtgggtccccctggtcgacagctggttggccactgtgtgaacagagtgctggacgagatggaccctcggtctgatccagcctcagggcacttctgatgttcttatgttcctaagccAAAAATGTTAATTTGACTAATTTAGACAGGCAtggtgatagaatcatagaatcatagaacagtagagttggaaggggcctataaggccatcgagtccaaccccccgctcagtacaggaatccaccctaaagcatccctgacagatggttgtccagctgcctcttgaaggcctctagtgtgggagaggcctccctaggtcactggttccattgtcatactgctctaacagtcaggaggtttttcctgatgtccagccggaatctgacttcctgtaacttgagcccattattccgtgtcctgcactctgggaggattaagaagagatcctggccctcctctgcgtgacagccttttaagtatttgaagtgtgttatcatgtctcccctcaaccttctcttctccaggctaaacatgcccagttctttcagtctctcctcatagggctttgtttccagagccctgatcatcctggttgccctcctctgaacacgctccagcttgtctgcgtccttcttgaattgtggagcccagaactggacgcaatactctagatgaggcctaaccagggccgaatagagaggaaccagtacctcacgcgatttggaagctctacttctattaatgcagcccaaaatagcattggcctttctcacattcagcttgtgatctacaacaattccaagatccttctcgtttgtagtattgctgagccaagcatcccccatcttggaactgtGCATTCGGTTTCTCTTTCCAAATGCATATCAGACCCAGTATTAGCTTACCCTATAAAACAAAGGTATGTTGTCAAAGAGAAAAGGGTAAACAAAGGCTGCAGTCCTCAAGATCTTGCTCAGACTGGGACACTCCAGTTCCAGGAATCTAGAGATGAAAGAAGACGGAAAGGAGCTGAAACAAAATACAGGGAAAACAAAGAAGCGGCTTCGAAAGGCAGCATGAAACTAAGCACTTTGtacacaacaaccttgtaaggtggAACAATATTATTCTCTACATTTTGTGGATGTGGGGTTGGATTGAGTCTAAGGGAATTGTGAGATGAGGACAGCTAGGGTGTTTGTGGTGATCCTGAGTATGCTTACTCGGGAGGAAGCACTGCTGAACACATTGGGACATGCTCCCGAGTCAACACACATGATCCGGCGGTGTcccgagttcaaatctcacctcaactCAAGGTGGCCAAAGGCTGGGAGGGGGTAGAAGGTAGAGCAAGGTATACTGGTAGAttgctgggtgatttgcagtgggTCTCCAAGGGTTTGTGAtgtaagaacgtcagaagagccctgatgctggatcagaccaagggtccatctagtccagcactctgttcacacagtggccaaccagctgttggccatagaccaacaaagcaggacatggtgcaacagcaccctcccgcccatgctccccagctgctggtgtacataggcttactgcctctcagcctggaggtagtacatagccatgagggctagtagccatggatagccttctcctccaggaatttatccaacccccttttgaagccatccaagatggtggccatcactacacctcgtggaagcaaattccatagttcaactatgcactgcgtgaagaagtccttcctttgatcaggcctggatctcccacccatcagcttcataggataagccctttgggttctagtattatgagagagggagaaaaatgtctccctatccaccttctccacaccaggcatggttttg comes from Elgaria multicarinata webbii isolate HBS135686 ecotype San Diego chromosome 21, rElgMul1.1.pri, whole genome shotgun sequence and encodes:
- the PAQR6 gene encoding membrane progestin receptor delta; translated protein: MLTIKLPQIFRVHQVPRIFWEDGIISGYRHPKSSALDCVLSSFQLNNETINIWTHFVPTWYFLWRFLVLSYSLDFWSDSYSWPFMAYMWLVCLYPFTSSCAHTFSTMSTHARHVCYFLDYGALSLYSLGCAFTYGAYAMPDRWVNGLLHRCFVPLAALNSFICTSLSCYSRFLELECPSLSKILRTAAFVYPFLFDNIPLFYRLLFCFGEGCAWNDSVAGYFYHLFFAALTGFLFASHLPERLAPGRFDFIGHSHQLFHICAVVGTHFQLEAVLWDLYSRRAWLSTHAPVATFTHTFAILGAALLGNLVLITLFTTALFCSSGANLILQSNFPEAERPKEK